In Lonchura striata isolate bLonStr1 chromosome 3, bLonStr1.mat, whole genome shotgun sequence, the sequence aaagaacgtagacaagcgccttgtgtttgggagtcagcagctgctggacttttgcgattgccttcactgtgcactgaatgccaggaaggcacgtgcacgctgcaacaacgagctgggcaagagtgggcagaagacaACAGACGTCAGACAGCAGcctacatagtaccatggaaagggcagtgtttttggagtgtgcagtaaaatcgtgtttctggacaagggcggcataagtgcgctgcgctcctaagctatctccctgcgagacacactgccaaagcttttcgctatgatgcagtctagtgcagacgcacactacggctctcggctgctgtccgaagcgaagcgccggtggccggcgtctttcggctgaagcagcgcttcggagcgtacggctgccgctccgctgctgtgtgcgcgaagcagccgcttctcctgctccgggagccggacagagcggtgtcgtgtacgagggcgaggaacgaagccgcagagcaccggacttgtgtgcacagcctacgggctgctagaggatggtggctgcagctccctaacccatcaattcacagctggcgtgctctatggaaggtgttccaggacaattttcctgggttttgaattcgtgctgatgcaggcccttctgggaaattcgttctcagtctggctgctccctctgagcacagataaagctcctggaaaatagaaaggtatctgctatcagcagtagacagacatggcaagctcatgaagtaaaattcatatattaacagggaaatgtcctcaaaacaggaaaagatggagtcacgattttgggtttgatcacagagtggcccactggagagactggcctgcttgcaaaagttggatgagtagtcagattgcagctttgaacactcaaaagatactcagaaatgggcagtggattcagatacagcatcaaatgggtttatgtttttctaccagtactgtgtgcagaataaatgtgaaataaattcagatcacccccattacagaggagaaaataaattagtttcccccactgtgcatctcatatcaagatcactttgagaactgataacttcaaagctgagaatgcagctgtttgtaaacagtttcaggcccagtttgctcagtctgtatttcacatcatctcagtttttcacacaacatacacgttcatactactttaggtaaatactccatccaatcccctcctgaaattttgtaactcttttggttccctcataaattacacagaaaataacagaaattaaaaaaaaaaaaaaaaatctgttgtaagtatttggctattgaaacacagagcaaccagaagatttacacaatcctccagatgtaatcttggtatgaagatcatggtagttttatccatgacagagcagaatacaaagaaatggtgtcatgtgtaagagaaacccataagcatttaaactggtcattgcctagcttacttcttctcccattacagagaaggcttttcgcggctaaaatagtatctccaaataatccagattctttcagagcatttctgcatcagtttactggtcctcttgtgatgattccactcctcccatgttgagggttgggactggatgatctttaaggtcccttccaacacataacattctattattctgggattccatgttgctgaactgtggagctctccacagtcatggtttcctttaggatggaaactgaagagtgatggagtggacaggaaaaaggaaacaatacccctcagaaggaaggacaggaaatctgaagttggttttggaagagaaaatataaaaaatctgagaatctaaacactatattttgacagtatcaaatgaaaattatcttgactgcagactcagagatctttggctctgtctacattcttaaacttctacatacatttgaagtctaaaaagaatgaatcctgcaagactgagttttcaaattgcaagagggagccttgaagctgtccagattctgaaaaagaattgctcgagaccttacttgctgcacctttaacattgtcattcccagagctattcagatagtgttccaaagctgtgactcagaaaatgaggcctccagggagtttttctcacctagtaaaagcagccaaaatccaggtttagcaccagagcaggcttctattataagagtgttagtgtaatgatgatccctctgagacactctaggatgacatctgtgatgataagagctctccccagtcagttttcctctgtctctgttcagtgaccctcagagaaacaacatgaaatctgacaaacacattccaggaacattacttatggtacattttagtgacttcagctacaaatatttcctcctgtttttctcattgttgtaatcgttgcatgacaaaatagctctcagtattcactgtcacaattgatttaacctatctgttTTATACAAGTCAACctatctgcttctaatttcattttgctttcaaaacaagtttatagaataggctaagatgttttttttgtaatttataacaactccagacaacccatctagacttctatgcttccctctggctgccctggaaggtctgggaccctggcagggggtcaggaatccctctgtacagagcccccagagacactgtctgtgatctctgtccatggaaaagagttttcaatcttacaggatgaattacaagctctgagtgtttgatataagtaataattaagtgtggcatgggtgcaaaagtaaaattttaggattctagattaggggtcaaaggggacaagatggaggaaattgggtgtgtcttgtcctttttcttcttcttcatgccctccatgtttcactgtagtgttggcatttttctattggtttaggctggggacacgctgttcaacgtaggtgacagatattggcacattattgtaaatacagcgcaggtagtttctggtatataatgtttgtaacatcccactgagggcagagctccacacgctgccctgcaggacagacctgcggcagggcagcagaacatgttagagataagcaagaataaacaatcttgaaaacagcacagatgaattatgattgcttcttctttggcaacggggcagaaagacagagactttctacaatctcggattCATCAATACCACACATTCTGACACGATGGATCTCAATCACTTGTAGCTATAATAAGATAAAATCTCTGAAGGAACCTTTGTCATGAGAGCATTGTGGCAGGCCAAACTGCATAGATGGAGGGGCTTCAGAGCAATacttggcagaaaaaaaatcagtgtattGGAGACTTACAACTGTTCAGTTCAGTATAATAGGACTGAGtccaaaagaaaaagggggTGCATTAATGATTTTGGAATTGGAAGGGGGGGGTCTGATTTCAGCTCATTTAATTTGTCAGGATTTCTGATTCTTTAATGGCAAGCTTTTCAGAATGGCAGATATagcttttaaatgcatttaaaagcattaaaatgcaGTGGAATGGAAGCACATTTTCTGAAGGGTACAATTTCTgccaaaagcagagagaagaagcTATGTCATTTTTACCACATGATAGCTTTCTAAAGCTACCAAATTATCTTTGCAGCTACAAAAGTAACTCTATTCTCTTCCCTTCAGGGATTTGAAATATTAAGAGCCAGTTTAGTTGTCTTTTATTCCCCTGATTCTGTCTTTTCTAGCTTTTGTACTTTCCTTATTACTCTGCATGTCTCTGAGCACACTTTTTTCTGTACCATTTCCCAGCTACTGAATGCAAAACTTTGTAAGAAATCCCTAAAACTTTTATCCTGGGTAAACTAAATTACAGAtttaagagcaaaacaaaaccatatcTCAAGAGTTCTTTATCTTTACCAGAAGCATTTCAGGACAGCGTCCAAAATTCATAATGCAATTAAGATACTGTCTTCCGGCATTGGTGCAGTTGAGACTAATCCTCTTCAATGCTTTGACTCAATGATCAATATTTCTAATGGCTATCTTTATTGAAAACTTGGGGCTCCTTCTATCTGGACATGGATTCCTATCAGACAGTTTAAAGCCTTGGATTAACCTTCAAGCAATCAAAGCATTAACTCTTTTTGATTGTGAAAAGCTAACTTCCCCAGACATGAGTAAGTATATGGCTcttggaagagagaaaagtttGGGCAAGGTTCACAATCAGTAACAAACTGCAGTGATCGTAACTCCAGGAGAGCCTTGCTCCCCATTCACATACTGCCTTTGGCCTGGCCAGACTGAAGCTGTTTGCATGTTCTTGTTTTGGTCTGAAACAAAAAGACATGAAGAGACCAACTGTGGAGAGCAAGAGCTTGTAGGAAATTGCATGTTTTAATTTCCTGTACCAGTATTCTGCAATTCAAAATGTTGATCGTTTATGTGCCTACATTTTCAAACGTAAATTAAATACATCAGTTGTGCCTGGAACTAGCTGACACAACTGAGACGtaccatttattttccttaaataaaccaagcttattttcctcattttttctttaagtttttaTATGGTCCTATATTGTATATTGTAAAAAAATGACATGATAAATGGATGCCTCTCCAGGGTGTTCCACTGCAAAGAATGCATCTGCCATTTGGTcatgaaagaagaaacagctttttgtttcttcacaaGCCAGATGCAAAAACATTGGATATTGAAACTGCAAATAGAGTAGGGACAAATGGTAGATATTTAGAGGTTGTGCTTTTCTCCTTTGAGGGaagattttttattaaattctgaaatttaAACTGAACATAAAAGTCTTTGAAGTACAGACACTGAGGCTGTCATTAAGTCAATCTCATTAGAGTTAAGGAGAGATTCCCTGCAATGCAAGCCCTTGGAATAACATTTTACCACTTCAGTCTGAAGCACAGACCTGTTTACATAAGCGAGTTGATCAGAAATAGTTTCTGGCCAAACAAATGTTCAAGAAGATTAATGGTGAACACATGTTGTATTTTGTTATCTAAAACAACACCCAAATTCTCAACTGAAATCTAGGTTATGTGATGACATAGAGTGTTGGTTAAGGGTATTTCCTGCTTTTGGAGTGTTAACTCTGTccatttttattgccttttggAGAATGCAGTTGGGCTCTTTGTAGAAGAATTTCACTCAATTACTATGGAAGggatgaattttctttcctgctgtagGGTAAAGACGTGTAGGCCTGAGAGGTGCCCCAAGTATGTACGTAGAGGTCACAGAATTCTTTTATCCACAAGGACAACAATGAGATTACTAGCAAAAGCAGCTCCTCCCTCAATTCAAGCTATTCTATAGTGTTAGGATACCAGCGGAGCTTATGGCACAGCAAGAGGTTTGGTATTACCCTGGTTCACCAGAAATCACAGTTATGTGCTGCTGGTTCTAGGCGGTTGACTCCATTCTGCTGAATTGGTCTACAGCCTGGAGGCCTTATTAGAGCTCCTAGTGTTACTGAATAATTAAATAGAACTGATGTAGAAACAGTCCATGATGTACAACAGACCAGGCATGTTTACCTTTGTATTAAAGAGAAACTCAAGCCATTAAATCAATGAAGCTAAAGGAAGTTGAAACTAGCCATTAATATGGAACTGGACATCAGATGGATATCCTGGTAGACAACAAGTTGAACATATAGAGATGTGCTTTTGCAGcaaaggtggctgctgctgctgtgtaagGGAAGGGCATGGCCAGTAACTTAAAGGAGGTGGTTCCTCACTCAGCCTGGTGAGgccacctggagtgctgggcccagtgctgggctcctcACTACAGGAGGGATGTGAGCATGTGAGTATACCTCAGCCAGTCCAGggaagcagcacaaaaatcacaaatgGATTGGAGCATCTGACATAGTAGGAAAGGCTGAGGGCTGGGATTGTTTGACTTTGGTAAGAGTAGGAGTAGAGGGAATTCTTAATAGCATGGATGGAGACCTGATATAGTGGGTGTAAAGAAAATAGAGCcagactcttctcagtggtATCCAGTggaaggacaagaggcaatgagcacaaactgaaatgcaaGAGATTTTGTTTGAACACcagaaagctattttttttttaactgaagaaTGATTCAGGATTTTCATAGGTTGCCCTGTGAGGTTGTGAGTCTCTGTCCTTGAAGATATTCAAACCCAGTTGAGTATTGTCCTGAGCAACCTGTTGCAGTTGAGCCTGCTTTGACCAGGGGGGTTAGATTACATAAACTCTAGAGATTTCTTTTCATCCtaaccattctgtaattctgcaaTTACAGACTTAGCCATGCAAGTGAGTGTGATACACTGGGGATTCATTGTCCACGTCTCAGCTGCACTCAATACAGACAGCTGAGCATTCCAACTCCTATGCGAGTGAATATCACCTACAAATTTACTCCTCAGTGTGtctctggcagctgctttctACCTTACAGTTCTGTGTCCTATCTGTCAGAAGGAGAATcatgaaaatgcaaaagcaagAGCTAGAAGAGtgctggaactcaaaatgtctctcagacatttttagaggttccaggccttggtcaggagTATTTTAGAccttggcaggcagctggaaacagctgtgattttgagtttgagccatggaatgagttaccaactttgaaggtggaacaagcagtcacaaagggttagatagtacagtaaaagtagttacaaaacagagggaaaatttttttagtattgtacaggggggttttagcacctgtacaagggggtttttattttgcacaTGGTTCTAAGTTCcaagaagttctaagatggaggaaagtgggctgatcctgttcttcttccttcttcttccttgcctccatgttcttggtgatgttggcactcacagattggtttagagtagaaaagcactttgtaatataggtagtaggtattgggggaaaagtataaacatgtaatacataatgtatcatataaaagatagcagcagccctgggctgggggagagaagaagaagacagcagacagagaggatgtcagggtgtgtgtgtctctctgcctgggctgctgaccaaacagccgcaacccgagaagacaatcttttagataactcacaagaAACTGCCTTGAGgccgaacaacaagaggctgcggggcttttctttggaagcacgggttggaggagagactttaccggcacacgagaccccagaccaaacctGGGGTTCCCACAGAAGAGGTTCTAGGATATGTACCCACATAACACAGACTGCAGCAGATTGTCCTACCTGGCATAAGAATGACCAAATACATCATTGTTGCTGGATCTATGGACCAAAGTCACATTTTCAATTCAGCACGTCAAAAACTCTGCCTGCACTGGTTCTGTCCATGACTGCATTACCTATTTCAGGTTACAGAGCTGCCAGCATTAGTGTTGCCTTTCTATTATGTATTGTTTCTCTTcaatgaaaactgaagaaatactAGCCTTTGGCCCACACCAGCAACTTCAAACAACCTTGTCACACACCAGTTGGTGGACATCTCCCTTTTTTAGAGGGTAAACCAAAGTCAAAATATAATCCATGGCCTCCAGCTCATGGCTATGGGAGTTTCAAGGAGTGACAGCTAAATGTCACTCCCACAGGTTGCAGCTCTGTGCAAAAAAAGCCAACAGTGGGAATTGGGATGACAAAGGCTAAACCTGCTTTTGTCAGAGCAGCATAGGAAATGTATGGTATAGTGGAAAAAGAACCCAGGGGTGCCTGTTGCTGTATCTGATCTCCACTTTACATTTTGTTCAACAAGATGTCCATCCCTTGCCAACTAAGTTCTAAATGATTCATTTTGTTGCTGGATAGTCATATTTTGTGGGTAGCCACTAGTCAGTTTGAGTTATTCACTTTTACAAAATACTTCCTCTAGAAGGCACTgtaaacagaattaatttttaaatagtttgaGTTTTTTGAAAGCCATGAGCAATGGTTATTAATATTGGCACAGAACAAGTCACATACTGATGATTCAAGGGATAGAAACTGGAACATTTTGGACAGAACGGATGTTTTTATATTCACTTGCCTTATATCCAGACACTCTGGTGGTATAAGTGTTAATTATACCCAAGACAGCAAAGTGAGGAAGTCAGGTTCTAATACGTGTGgtaaaataaatctttagaTGAAGCAAACCTTGTATATTCAAATAATTTCGTTTCCATTTCTCAGTTACAACATGCAATTTTGTCATGCATCTCTTCTGCAtgacagaggaggaggaaggagtttGTCTCATTGAAGGCAGTGGAAAGTGTGCTTGATATAGCATGCACAAATATGGACATGAAGTTGTGAGGCTGCACTGCTCACTGCCCTTACAGATGCAAAGAAGCATGCACTCAGATTCCCGAACAACCTACAGTGATGTTTTCActtgaaatttttttgcattgaAGCTCATTCTTGTGATAAAAAATGGTCACTCCCCAGCCAGTTAGCTAAACAAGCCAAGAAAACTGGCCACTTGGTGATTGCAGCCTAGTTACTGCGAGCACAACTGCGCATTGTTCCGCttccctaaaaaaataaattaaaaaatctccAAGGCTTGCCACTGTTTGGAAAGAatctataatttttttgcacATATCTAGACTGGTTTACTGCTTTTCAGTGTGACGTCTTGTTATTGTATCAGCCAGCTGGTAACAGCCAGTATGTACTTTTTGACTGCTGCTGACCAAGGCAGACTCTGAGAAATCTTCAAAAGCCAAAGAATTTGCCAGTAACTGAGTCACTTTAAGCAGCCTACCATGAATTTGTAGCATGCCATACAATCAATTTTTGAGTCACCATCTGAAAACAGCCTTGATGAATAAGTACTTGACAAGAAAATGGATCTGAAATTTCCAGCTGGTCTTATGCCAGGATTCTGCCATGCTCCCTTTGTCTCCAAAGTCAAGACACTTGAAGGGATCTCAGTATAAATGACTATTAAATATATCCTAATATCGCGTTCAATAAGGGGCTGCACAAGGGCTTTGACAATGCCACCTTCTGTGGAGACACACAGAATCTGATGCAAcaagacacacaaacacacacacacagagacacacacacacacacacacacacacacacacacacacacacattgccAGGGACTGCATAGAAATGAGGAATTGCTTGGGTGTCCGGAGCCATGAGGGTAATACCCACCTCTCTCTTGTTGCAGTCTGACCAAGGACAACATGCCTAAAACACTCGCAGATCTTaagggaaagagaaattattGGTGTTTAATTCACCACTAGGTGTCACGACGTCTTCATTTTTAACCAGACTACTGAGTTTTTCTATGCctaccagaaagaaaaaagcttaagATGAAGGCAGGAAGCCAGTGTATTAGCCAGATACCTAGGCCCGCTCCAATCTAAATTCTTTTAGTAAAGTCAGGTTAGTAGATAGCacattcaaaagaaataaaaatagagaaatcaGCCCCATCCCTTTTGCAGATTACTTCTATAATTACTTCTATACTTCACTACACCATAGTGAAACACCAAGAATGTTATGAATACAGATGATTGTAAAGTTCAGCATGCTTAATACATCACGGGAttcctttttatatttgtttgtaTTACCCTGCCAGGAATGAGCCCCAGATGCAGTAGAATGACAGGTAGATGAAAGTGAAAAAGGTTTTCCCACACTTACAATATGATTCTTAGAAGAGCTGATTATTTGAAAGTCCATCtgtgttgttactgacaaatactgtaattttttgtggctttgttGACCAATAAATATACAGACACAAATCTATGtacatattttaatatacattCATGGGAAAAACATGGGTCAGGAAGAGTTAATGCAACTACCCCTCCCATTGCCACGTACATTTCCTATGCTGCCATGCTCTCCAGGGATGTTTCACCACTTCCTGATCTGCTGGCTTTTCTATTGAAAAAGCTAGTTTCATGTTCTCCATTGAGCTGAGACTTTTATCTCCTTCCTTGCAAGCAGACAAATTCTCTTCAGGGTAAGGTTGGAACATATTGGATTTTCAAGTGTGTGTACTTGAGGCAGCCAGGAAAGGGGTGaggagctctctctctctctctctctctccctctctctccacaGTTTCCACAATACCCTTCTAAACGGGATAAAAAAGAGTTGTGGCCTTGTCAGGAGAAGGACAAACAAATGGTTCATGAGTGCTTTGCCCCTTCTCTCTACATATTACATATCACATTTAATGCACAAGGGTCTGGGGTAGACATGAACCCACcagcccaggaagaggcaggagACCTGATCCATCAGCCTAGATGCTTCTGGGCACTTTTAGGAATTTGGCAAGAAGAGTGGACTGAAGCAGCTGCCCAGTATGGGcagatgttttttcctctgacCCCTTGTAGAGTACACATTTACTGGATGATGTACAGCTTGTTCTCTGAGCCAaaggaaaaatccaaacattGCTGGCTgcagtcagattttttttgacCTCTTAAGTAGCTTAACATGGTACTGGCCTTCTTTCCCATTTTAGGTCTTTCCCTTCCTAAACAGCAGAAGGGATTTAATGATACAGCTTCTCAGGTACCTACATAATGCCCTGAGCTGGATTTGTGATAATTGTCTTTATATTTTGTTCACTTTTTGAGACATCCTAGAGAAACAGGGAAATACAGAAGGGAACCTCACAAGTGACTTTTTCTCTTCTAGGTGCAAAGGGTGTTTTTATTGCAATGTGCTATGAGTTTCCATCTTCCTGTTCTTTAAGTTAGGAAATTGAGAATCAGCATTTGCACGAGAATTTAAGACTTTACAGTTTCCTGCATCCTTCAAAGTAAAGTCGCTGGGTGGTCTTGGCACTGAGCTCTCATATGGAGCCAGTAAAGGTGACTTTTAGAAGTGCAGAAACCAAGAGATCTgattcacattaaaaatatgtaattaatcTACTCCATAAATTAAGATTGATTCATATTCCATATTTTGTGTGGAAGCAACACGAAACACTTCACCACTTAGGATTCAGTGGGCATTTTGGATATTTGTTTAAAAGGGAGGCTGTTccactttttacttttcttttcatAGTTGTCTCTTAATTTAATAACATTGCCTTAATATTTCCTTTGCTATTACAGAAATTCATATAAAATTTTCTTACTATTTTTCCAGTTCATTTGCCTTGGGCTTTTGACAATATCTTCTGTCTGTCTGCTTCACTTTTGTAAAATTGGAAAGTGTTATagtaaaatcacagaaaagcaGGGGAATTcaacagcaggtgctgggaCTAAGAATATTTTCCACCCATTCTCTAAATTAATGGAGTGTATTTCAAACTGCCATAGTCTTTAATCTATAGATTTAGTTCATTAATCACCATTCTTAACAAATACAGGGCAAACTGAATGtcattattaattaattaatttatttattgcacCTGATAGGAAATGGGAATATAATGcctcaatttattttctgaccCCTCATTTTCAGGTCCTGAAACAAAGCCCATGCCTCCTAGATTGAAGAACCTgccatttctgctctttttcccgtttcccggaataggaagaagtttcccatccacatctgtctgtgagtgacactcacttgcgagatgtttccctctcctgcaccaagggcaaaggtctggtggcttgttgGGCTTTGaaagttgtgggcagttccttttaatatgtccttgtgccccacacccaaagcaccgtCTCTCTGCATTAGGGTTGCtctttgtataatttgcaagagcttccctaacacgtttttcaatttgatcccccaagtgttcctccatgatggaagcaacatgttgtggtgtccccaccttgctgcacgcctcgatcatgtctgccaaagtggcctggtgcggcatcatgctgatgatccgtctgcactccggattggcattggagaacgcGAGGCTTTTGATCAGGTGTGGTTTTGCTCCCTCCTCgctcacctgccgctccaccACCTGAGAAAGGCGATCCACGaatgaagaaaacggctctGCAGGACCTTGTTTGATCTCGGTGTAGATTGTGTCCTGGACCCCCGCTGGAGCAATTTGAAGAATCgccctccgtgctgcctctttgatgtcgctgagcacgtgaCGCGGGAGCCTCACCGCTTGTTGAGTTGGAtcgtcctcaggaggatcaccagcaagctgcgccatggtgaggttcgcATTCGGCccgccctggtatctggctctcagctcctccagggatctcctccatgcCTTCTGCCACACGAGAGtttgggtgtctgtaagaactgatgtcgcaagatatttaagatcataCGGTGTTAAATCATAcattccaaaaatactttttaacatttgcttgaaatatggtgatgacaacccattgtcccgaatggccttagctaaatctttgattgctccacggTCCAGGCgtt encodes:
- the LOC144246054 gene encoding endogenous retrovirus group K member 8 Gag polyprotein-like, with the protein product MAQLAGDPPEDDPTQQAVRLPRHVLSDIKEAARRAILQIAPAGVQDTIYTEIKQGPAEPFSSFVDRLSQVVERQVSEEGAKPHLIKSLAFSNANPECRRIISMMPHQATLADMIEACSKICECFRHVVLGQTATRERSFICAQREQPD